One genomic window of Desulfitobacterium chlororespirans DSM 11544 includes the following:
- a CDS encoding flagellar assembly protein A, producing the protein MSEVKDMSEMTDNNSSNVCPVIWKAEDNKFLIKMGDSVKFVVPFPMAGILSYKGQSQETAFKVDAGDILEFYPEFFPGELTWEIEVRDQGLTAVAKVNHLKPGFYVLPETLDDNITIRFQDLLIWQDTKPQGPYWDQRKFLGDLQAHGIVFGVLPGAWYNISMVQGKREVVIAQGKPPTLPVAAQLVDLLTKKETALEEDQRIDHFASKLKLVNAGQALARKIPGVPGTPGRNVKGQEIPSQKPRDFQFKLKKNVQLSEDGLEVMATVAGLPLRMDELSFGVEPAYILNQDLDLSIGSIEFPGDVFISGDVHDGLHIFSEGKVEIRGSSSRAEIRAEKGLTIYRNVLAGKLVVGARYVVRSKLLHDLQALHDDLVACLMITEDFINSPHGKDLKPGQCLKLIIERRFPGLPKQASDLEKFLLATKDELIQQDLVISVRSAKRFLGGLGPLDPQALPLLGRVSQAFEQIIGNITLDVPEKLECQVDYVQGALIECAGHFSCRKGTYNSIIQAAGDVRIEGVCRGGRIISGGNVVIKELGGSGITATTVQFPGTKRLKVGYCYANVVIVVDKEIITIDEPYKSLEIYREHGKVEVERLKG; encoded by the coding sequence ATGAGTGAGGTGAAGGATATGTCGGAAATGACAGATAATAATTCATCCAATGTCTGCCCGGTAATCTGGAAAGCAGAAGACAATAAATTTCTTATCAAAATGGGGGATTCTGTAAAGTTTGTTGTGCCTTTCCCCATGGCAGGTATACTTTCCTATAAAGGTCAAAGTCAGGAGACCGCCTTTAAAGTGGATGCCGGTGATATTCTTGAGTTTTATCCGGAGTTTTTTCCGGGAGAATTAACCTGGGAAATTGAAGTCCGGGATCAGGGACTAACTGCAGTGGCCAAGGTCAATCATCTGAAACCGGGATTCTATGTTCTTCCTGAAACCCTCGACGATAATATTACCATCCGCTTTCAGGATCTCCTGATTTGGCAGGATACCAAGCCTCAAGGCCCCTACTGGGATCAGAGGAAGTTCCTTGGGGATCTGCAAGCTCACGGGATTGTGTTTGGGGTTTTGCCGGGGGCATGGTATAACATTTCCATGGTACAGGGGAAGAGAGAAGTGGTCATTGCCCAAGGGAAACCGCCTACTTTACCCGTTGCCGCTCAGCTCGTTGATCTGCTGACCAAAAAGGAGACTGCACTCGAAGAAGATCAACGGATTGATCATTTTGCTTCAAAGTTAAAATTAGTCAATGCGGGGCAGGCTTTAGCCCGGAAGATTCCCGGTGTGCCGGGAACTCCCGGGAGAAATGTTAAAGGGCAGGAGATACCGTCACAAAAGCCCCGGGATTTCCAATTTAAACTGAAAAAGAATGTTCAATTATCTGAGGACGGTTTGGAAGTTATGGCCACAGTGGCTGGATTGCCACTGCGCATGGATGAATTGTCCTTTGGGGTGGAGCCCGCTTATATCCTGAATCAGGATTTGGATTTATCTATAGGCAGCATTGAATTTCCGGGAGATGTATTTATTTCCGGAGATGTTCATGATGGTTTACATATTTTCTCGGAGGGAAAGGTGGAGATTCGTGGCTCCTCTTCCCGGGCGGAGATTCGAGCGGAAAAGGGACTGACCATTTATCGTAATGTTTTGGCGGGCAAGCTGGTGGTTGGAGCACGCTATGTGGTCCGCTCCAAGCTTCTCCATGATTTGCAGGCCCTCCATGATGATTTGGTAGCCTGCTTAATGATTACGGAGGATTTCATTAATTCGCCTCATGGCAAGGATCTGAAGCCGGGTCAATGTCTTAAATTGATTATAGAACGAAGGTTTCCCGGCTTGCCCAAGCAGGCCAGCGATCTTGAGAAGTTCCTTCTGGCGACCAAGGACGAATTGATTCAGCAGGACTTAGTCATCTCTGTGCGCAGTGCCAAGCGTTTTTTAGGCGGATTAGGACCACTTGATCCGCAAGCTCTTCCTCTGCTTGGACGGGTAAGTCAGGCTTTTGAGCAAATCATTGGCAATATCACCCTGGATGTTCCGGAAAAGCTTGAATGTCAAGTGGACTATGTTCAAGGTGCTTTAATTGAATGTGCGGGGCATTTTTCCTGCCGGAAAGGGACCTATAATTCGATCATTCAAGCTGCCGGGGACGTTAGGATAGAAGGGGTATGCCGGGGTGGCAGGATTATTTCCGGAGGCAATGTTGTGATCAAGGAACTGGGAGGTTCCGGAATCACGGCGACCACCGTACAATTCCCGGGAACCAAGCGTTTGAAAGTGGGCTATTGTTATGCTAATGTAGTTATTGTTGTAGATAAGGAGATCATAACGATTGATGAGCCCTATAAATCTCTCGAGATTTATCGTGAACATGGCAAGGTGGAAGTTGAGCGATTAAAGGGTTAA
- a CDS encoding molybdopterin molybdotransferase MoeA → METMISLERALEVILHRIEPLGVEEVGLGQAYNRVLAKDVQAAIDMPPFDRSPLDGYAYCAQPTDKAPLTLDMVSEIPAGTWSEREIHLGECARIFTGSPLPKGANCVVRQEDTERSAGQVTINQPVKPQANIVYQGEETKCGDIVLRAGEYLSPAAVGLLASLGVETVEVYRRPKVGILSTGSELQDVGSPLLPGKIYNSNTYTLKGLLLEAGCEVKAAPFVGDDLEETIEALKALEDTDLVVTTGGASVGDYDLIRDALVGAGCELLFWKVNFKPGTPVALGVKGERLYFSLSGNPAAAVVNYELLVRPALRKLKGRTAQERIFPVYMDGDFGKSGKQRRFLRARAVFRNGEIWADPSFAQGSGVIRSMRGSHLLVDVPGGHGPVQKGERLQGRWISSWEED, encoded by the coding sequence ATGGAAACTATGATTTCTCTTGAACGGGCTTTGGAGGTTATCCTCCATAGGATAGAGCCCCTTGGCGTTGAAGAAGTGGGCCTGGGACAGGCTTATAACCGAGTGCTGGCCAAAGATGTTCAGGCAGCAATTGATATGCCGCCCTTTGATCGTTCCCCATTGGATGGGTACGCTTATTGCGCCCAGCCAACGGATAAAGCTCCTCTGACCCTTGATATGGTCAGTGAGATTCCTGCAGGGACATGGTCTGAGCGGGAAATTCATCTTGGGGAATGTGCGCGGATTTTTACCGGGTCACCACTTCCTAAGGGAGCAAATTGCGTGGTAAGACAGGAAGACACGGAGCGTTCGGCTGGCCAGGTCACGATTAACCAGCCGGTTAAGCCTCAGGCCAATATAGTTTATCAAGGGGAAGAAACAAAATGCGGCGATATCGTCTTAAGAGCGGGAGAGTATCTTTCCCCTGCCGCTGTTGGGTTGTTGGCTTCCTTAGGAGTTGAGACGGTGGAAGTCTATCGCCGTCCCAAGGTGGGGATTTTATCTACAGGTTCTGAGCTTCAGGATGTAGGCAGTCCTTTGTTGCCCGGAAAGATCTATAACAGCAATACATATACCCTCAAAGGCCTCCTTCTGGAGGCAGGGTGTGAGGTGAAGGCCGCCCCCTTTGTGGGAGATGATCTGGAGGAAACCATCGAGGCTTTAAAGGCCTTGGAAGATACGGATCTTGTAGTTACTACCGGAGGAGCTTCGGTGGGTGACTATGATCTGATTCGCGACGCTTTGGTGGGTGCGGGGTGTGAGCTCCTTTTCTGGAAAGTGAATTTTAAACCCGGAACCCCGGTCGCTCTTGGCGTTAAGGGAGAGAGGCTGTATTTCTCCTTGTCGGGAAACCCTGCGGCGGCAGTGGTGAATTATGAACTCCTGGTCCGCCCTGCCTTGCGCAAGCTTAAGGGCAGAACAGCTCAGGAACGGATTTTTCCCGTCTATATGGATGGTGATTTTGGGAAATCCGGCAAGCAAAGAAGGTTCCTGCGGGCCCGGGCTGTCTTTCGTAACGGAGAGATCTGGGCGGATCCCAGCTTTGCCCAAGGCTCCGGTGTTATCCGCTCCATGAGAGGAAGCCATCTTCTGGTGGATGTTCCGGGCGGGCATGGACCGGTTCAGAAGGGCGAGCGCCTGCAAGGCCGCTGGATCAGTTCATGGGAGGAAGATTAA
- the mobB gene encoding molybdopterin-guanine dinucleotide biosynthesis protein B, with the protein MVPVVSIVGQRSNSGKTTLLVKLLAEAKRRGWRVAAVKHDVHGFEMDKPGKDTWRFAQAGADVVVISSPEKMAMIEKVQEERTLEQVLERIRDVDLIFTEGYKHGNQPRIEVFRSEVHQELLSDPEQLLAIASDVRFELGIPCFDLDDAQGICDFLANRYGLK; encoded by the coding sequence ATGGTTCCTGTGGTATCGATCGTTGGACAGCGCTCCAACTCAGGTAAAACCACTTTGCTGGTTAAGCTGTTAGCAGAAGCCAAACGCCGGGGCTGGCGGGTTGCTGCGGTTAAGCATGATGTCCATGGATTTGAGATGGATAAACCGGGCAAAGATACTTGGCGGTTTGCCCAGGCCGGAGCGGATGTGGTCGTTATATCTTCTCCTGAGAAGATGGCTATGATTGAAAAAGTTCAGGAGGAGCGGACCTTAGAGCAAGTTCTGGAGCGCATAAGGGATGTGGATCTCATCTTTACCGAGGGATATAAGCACGGGAACCAACCCCGGATTGAGGTTTTTCGCTCAGAGGTCCATCAAGAGCTCCTATCCGATCCGGAGCAGCTGCTGGCCATTGCCAGCGATGTGCGATTTGAGTTGGGGATACCTTGCTTCGATCTGGATGATGCCCAGGGCATCTGCGATTTTCTGGCAAATCGATATGGATTAAAGTGA
- a CDS encoding ATP-binding protein: MNYIKRSLERKFLHMSKFFKAVLVTGARQVGKTTMLKHLAEGQNRTYVTLDNLMARNLAKTDPVLFFQTYKPPVLIDEVQYAPELFSQIKILCDSSEEPGLIWLTGSQQFEMMKNVRETLAGRIGIMTLYSLSKNEKDGIEFENSLDFSPECLFARQRIAEKNDVLKVFEHIWRGGMPQVLHADAEQRQEYYNAYVNTYLMRDVAELGGITDSLRFAKFLTACAALTSEQVNYKNLSEAADISQPTAKEWLRLLEGLGIVYLLQPYANNAFKRLTKAPKLYFCDTGLCAHLSMWLTPETLMNGAASGHYFENHVVAEMLKSYAYSASKAVITYFRDSNAKEIDIIVEANNQLHPLEIKKSASPNSREINKYTILDKSSIKRGHGGILCLCEEVVPIDEQNCFIPCNLI, from the coding sequence ATGAATTATATAAAAAGGAGCCTTGAACGCAAGTTCCTGCATATGAGCAAATTTTTCAAGGCGGTACTTGTAACAGGCGCAAGGCAGGTCGGCAAAACCACTATGCTTAAACATTTGGCCGAAGGGCAAAACCGTACCTACGTCACACTGGATAACTTAATGGCGCGAAACCTGGCTAAAACCGATCCTGTACTGTTTTTTCAAACCTACAAGCCACCTGTCCTCATCGACGAGGTGCAATACGCGCCGGAGCTCTTCAGCCAGATAAAAATCCTATGTGATAGCAGCGAGGAACCGGGCCTTATTTGGCTCACCGGATCACAGCAATTTGAAATGATGAAAAACGTGCGTGAAACTCTGGCAGGCCGAATTGGCATAATGACGCTGTACAGCCTTTCCAAAAATGAAAAAGATGGTATAGAATTTGAAAATTCCCTGGATTTTTCTCCGGAATGCCTGTTTGCACGGCAGCGAATTGCTGAAAAAAACGATGTGCTCAAAGTCTTTGAACACATCTGGCGGGGCGGCATGCCACAGGTGCTTCATGCCGACGCCGAACAGCGGCAGGAGTATTATAACGCCTATGTCAATACCTATCTGATGCGCGATGTCGCCGAATTGGGCGGCATTACCGACTCACTGCGGTTTGCCAAATTCCTGACTGCCTGTGCCGCGCTCACCTCAGAGCAGGTGAACTACAAAAACCTCAGCGAAGCGGCGGACATTTCGCAGCCAACAGCAAAGGAGTGGCTGCGGCTGCTGGAAGGACTGGGTATCGTCTACCTCCTGCAACCCTACGCCAATAATGCATTCAAGCGTCTCACCAAAGCCCCTAAGCTATATTTCTGCGATACCGGACTTTGCGCTCACCTCTCCATGTGGCTGACCCCTGAAACATTGATGAACGGCGCGGCCAGCGGACACTACTTTGAAAACCATGTCGTGGCGGAAATGCTGAAAAGCTACGCCTATTCCGCCTCGAAGGCGGTTATCACTTACTTCCGGGACTCCAACGCCAAGGAGATTGACATCATTGTCGAAGCAAACAACCAGCTTCACCCATTGGAAATCAAAAAATCCGCAAGTCCCAACAGCCGTGAGATCAACAAGTACACCATTTTGGATAAATCGTCTATCAAGCGCGGCCACGGAGGAATCCTCTGCTTATGTGAGGAAGTGGTACCGATCGATGAGCAAAACTGCTTTATCCCCTGCAATCTGATATGA
- a CDS encoding LytR/AlgR family response regulator transcription factor: MLTAGLNISLCDDGALQRAYVKLIIQDYESRCGVRFNLYEFSSGEELLAKFNENPNLFDLFFLDHRMKKITGLEAASYIRQRNKACHIVFITASEEQEDFATVSPLRVLNKPAQPAAIWDILDKVSAERISCSHSG, translated from the coding sequence ATGCTGACCGCCGGGTTGAATATCAGCCTGTGTGATGACGGTGCACTTCAGCGAGCGTACGTGAAACTTATCATTCAGGACTATGAAAGCAGATGCGGAGTCAGGTTTAACCTTTATGAATTCAGCAGCGGAGAGGAACTGCTGGCGAAATTCAACGAAAACCCTAATCTATTTGATCTTTTCTTTCTGGATCACCGGATGAAAAAGATCACCGGTCTTGAGGCTGCCTCCTACATAAGGCAGCGCAATAAAGCCTGTCACATCGTTTTTATAACGGCGTCGGAGGAGCAAGAGGATTTTGCAACCGTGTCGCCGCTCCGGGTCTTGAATAAACCGGCCCAGCCAGCAGCCATCTGGGACATTCTGGACAAGGTCTCGGCAGAAAGAATAAGCTGCAGTCATAGTGGATGA
- a CDS encoding Na/Pi cotransporter family protein has protein sequence MTILLALTLGLAFLLYGMHILRYGLQAFAGDTFRNLLYQMTATPWRGFWSGTLATAVLQSSTALTVMAVSFVDSGLISFRNALGLILGSNIGTTVTTQLLALPLEPMIPYALLIGGLGYLFFPQRWRYLALSCLGLSFLFLALNLLESGMAPLVEVDWVQELLHQLGDHHFQGIIAGTLLSAVLHSSAATTGIVMILASDGCITLPTAIAFIFGANIGTCFTAVIASLATNRAAQRVALFHVLLNLFGALIFFPFLTPLALFLQWIGGPVSLQVANAHTLFNVLSSLIAMPFLPLAARLLERIR, from the coding sequence TTGACCATTCTCCTTGCCTTAACCCTGGGGCTTGCCTTTCTCCTTTATGGTATGCATATTCTGCGGTATGGACTTCAAGCCTTTGCCGGAGACACCTTCCGCAATCTTCTCTATCAAATGACCGCCACCCCCTGGCGGGGCTTCTGGAGCGGAACCCTGGCGACAGCTGTACTCCAATCCAGCACGGCACTGACGGTTATGGCCGTCTCTTTTGTCGATTCCGGCCTTATTTCCTTTCGCAACGCTTTAGGGCTGATCTTAGGAAGCAATATAGGTACGACCGTGACCACCCAACTGCTGGCCCTGCCCCTGGAACCGATGATTCCCTACGCCCTTTTAATAGGTGGATTAGGCTATCTTTTTTTCCCCCAGCGCTGGCGCTATCTGGCCCTTTCCTGCCTGGGTTTAAGTTTTCTCTTTCTTGCCTTAAACCTTTTGGAAAGCGGTATGGCTCCTTTGGTTGAGGTAGATTGGGTGCAGGAATTACTCCATCAACTGGGAGATCATCATTTCCAGGGGATCATCGCCGGCACTCTGCTTTCTGCCGTCCTCCACTCCTCAGCCGCTACCACGGGAATCGTCATGATTCTCGCTTCTGACGGTTGTATTACCCTGCCTACAGCCATCGCCTTTATCTTCGGAGCCAATATCGGCACCTGCTTTACAGCCGTCATAGCCTCATTGGCCACTAACCGGGCAGCCCAGCGGGTAGCCCTCTTCCACGTCCTTTTAAACCTCTTCGGTGCACTTATTTTCTTTCCCTTCCTAACGCCACTCGCTCTTTTCCTGCAATGGATCGGGGGGCCTGTCAGTCTTCAGGTTGCCAATGCTCATACCCTTTTCAATGTGCTGTCCTCTCTCATTGCCATGCCTTTTCTGCCTCTGGCGGCCCGGCTTTTGGAGCGGATACGCTGA
- a CDS encoding GNAT family N-acetyltransferase, with protein sequence MLIRQGTVKDWPFMYELAKRVIPVNISPWRQQPMEETMKYRIKMLKNFWTWINQSGSKVFIAEMEQEKPAGFLVLYPNAVEELTGLPQGWVMDIAVLEDYRNHGIGRVLMEAAETYCREQGIEYLGLAVSSHNVQAVKLYQSLGFAEERKLMVKVLK encoded by the coding sequence ATGCTCATTCGCCAGGGAACGGTAAAGGACTGGCCATTTATGTATGAACTAGCCAAGAGGGTTATTCCGGTGAATATTTCACCATGGCGTCAGCAGCCCATGGAAGAGACCATGAAGTATCGGATCAAGATGCTGAAAAACTTCTGGACATGGATCAATCAAAGCGGCTCCAAGGTGTTTATTGCTGAGATGGAGCAAGAAAAGCCGGCAGGCTTTTTAGTTCTTTATCCCAATGCTGTGGAAGAGCTGACGGGATTACCTCAAGGATGGGTTATGGATATTGCGGTTCTCGAAGACTATCGCAACCATGGCATCGGCAGGGTTCTGATGGAGGCCGCAGAAACCTATTGCCGGGAGCAAGGGATTGAATATCTTGGTTTAGCAGTTAGTTCTCATAACGTCCAGGCCGTAAAATTATATCAGAGCCTTGGTTTTGCGGAAGAGCGGAAGCTCATGGTCAAGGTGCTTAAGTGA
- a CDS encoding type II toxin-antitoxin system HicA family toxin: protein MKTSELLKLLAQNNITLKRHGKKHDIYYSPITNKSFPVPRHKTEIAKGTLDSILNDAGLK from the coding sequence ATGAAGACAAGTGAACTGCTTAAGCTCTTAGCTCAAAATAATATAACCCTAAAACGCCATGGCAAAAAACACGACATTTACTACAGTCCAATCACAAACAAATCTTTCCCTGTGCCAAGGCATAAAACAGAGATTGCCAAAGGTACACTTGATAGTATTCTGAATGATGCGGGATTGAAATAA
- a CDS encoding type II toxin-antitoxin system HicB family antitoxin, whose translation MAKYLFPAIFTPETNGIYSTNFPDVEGCYTQGDDLQDAYDMAEDVLCLRLYELEESNEPIPTPSNPADIPFTHGSFIALIGVDTLEYRKFYDNKAVKKTLTIPQWLNSMAEREGINFSQVLQNALKDQLGVQ comes from the coding sequence ATGGCTAAATATCTATTTCCCGCAATTTTTACGCCTGAAACCAATGGCATCTATTCAACCAATTTTCCTGATGTTGAGGGCTGCTATACCCAAGGGGATGATTTACAAGACGCTTATGACATGGCTGAAGATGTTTTATGCTTACGGCTCTACGAGCTGGAAGAATCCAATGAACCTATTCCGACGCCTTCCAATCCGGCAGATATTCCTTTTACGCACGGTTCTTTTATCGCTCTAATCGGCGTTGATACTCTTGAGTATAGGAAATTTTACGATAACAAGGCTGTAAAGAAAACCCTTACTATTCCTCAATGGCTTAATTCAATGGCAGAACGTGAAGGAATCAACTTTTCCCAAGTTCTCCAAAATGCTTTAAAGGATCAATTAGGAGTTCAATAG